The following coding sequences lie in one Nitratireductor mangrovi genomic window:
- a CDS encoding cytochrome P450 — protein MEATRGLAEAFDINALPPGFADDPFPVYRALLEHAPVKRFADGSVMLSRYADLDRVYRDTKTFSSDKKVEFLPKFGDTPLYEHHTTSLVFNDPPLHTRVRKIMMGALTPRAIAAMEPGLIALVDGLIDRIAEKGETDLIEDFAAAIPVEVIGNLFVMPHEERGPLRDWSLAILGALEPVLTEEQQKRGNDAVTAFKAYLADLASDRRANPGDPATDVLTRLINGNDGELLSDTELLQNCIFILNAGHETTTNLIGNALHELTQWPEERRRLMQSPELIDTAVDEFLRFQSPNQLGNRMTVETCQFHGEEIAPGTRIHLAIGAANRDPRQYDEPERLDISRKPNRHLAFAQGPHLCAGFSLARMEGRIAISRFLQRFPDYRLAGEPKRTGRVRFRGFSHLPARTA, from the coding sequence ATGGAGGCGACACGCGGCCTTGCTGAGGCGTTCGACATCAACGCGCTGCCGCCGGGCTTTGCCGACGACCCCTTTCCCGTCTATCGCGCACTGCTCGAACACGCGCCGGTCAAGCGTTTCGCCGACGGCTCGGTGATGCTGTCGCGCTACGCCGACCTCGACCGCGTCTACCGCGACACGAAGACCTTCTCGTCCGACAAGAAGGTCGAATTCCTGCCCAAGTTCGGCGACACGCCGCTTTACGAGCATCACACCACCAGCCTGGTCTTCAACGATCCGCCACTGCACACCCGTGTGCGCAAGATCATGATGGGCGCGCTCACCCCCAGGGCGATCGCCGCGATGGAGCCGGGGCTGATCGCGCTGGTCGACGGCCTCATCGACCGCATCGCCGAAAAGGGCGAAACCGACCTGATCGAGGATTTCGCCGCCGCCATCCCGGTCGAGGTCATCGGCAACCTTTTCGTCATGCCGCATGAGGAGCGCGGACCGCTGCGCGACTGGTCGCTGGCGATCCTCGGCGCGCTGGAGCCGGTGCTGACGGAAGAGCAGCAGAAACGCGGCAACGACGCCGTCACCGCCTTCAAGGCCTATCTGGCCGACCTTGCCTCCGACCGCCGCGCCAATCCCGGTGACCCGGCGACCGACGTGCTCACCCGCCTCATCAACGGCAATGACGGCGAGCTTCTGTCCGACACAGAGCTTCTGCAGAACTGCATCTTCATTCTTAATGCCGGCCACGAGACCACGACCAACCTGATCGGCAATGCGCTGCACGAACTCACGCAGTGGCCCGAAGAGCGCCGTCGCCTGATGCAAAGCCCGGAACTGATCGATACCGCCGTCGACGAGTTCCTGCGCTTCCAGAGCCCCAACCAGCTCGGCAACCGCATGACGGTCGAGACCTGCCAATTCCATGGCGAAGAGATCGCGCCGGGAACCCGCATCCATTTGGCGATCGGCGCCGCCAATCGCGACCCGCGCCAGTACGACGAGCCCGAGAGGCTCGACATTTCGCGCAAGCCCAACCGCCACCTCGCCTTTGCGCAGGGCCCGCATCTGTGCGCCGGCTTCTCGCTTGCGCGCATGGAAGGCCGAATCGCGATTTCACGCTTTCTGCAACGGTTTCCCGACTACCGCCTTGCCGGCGAGCCCAAACGTACCGGCCGCGTCCGCTTCCGCGGCTTTTCGCACCTGCCGGCGCGCACTGCGTAG
- the paaZ gene encoding phenylacetic acid degradation bifunctional protein PaaZ, translated as MTILALNSYAAGKWIAPSGNTTKLKSAIDGRVIAELGARLDFAAMLDHARKVGGPALRAMTFHERAAALKAVAQYLNERRDALYELSYDTGATKPDSMIDIDGGIGTLFVFSSKGRRELPDDVIYVDGGIEQLGKSGAFLGQHVATSLQGVAVHINAFNFPVWGMLEKLAPTLLAGVPAIVKPASATAWLAEAAFRMIVESGVLPDGAVQFVAGSTGDLLDRLGSQDVVSFTGSAATASMLRANRTILENATRFIAEQDSLNATILGPDAAPGTPEFDTFVKEVHREMTAKAGQKCTAIRRILVPADHRDAVIEAISERLSKTVIGDPRAETTRMGALASLDQRRDVLEKAALIGSEARRVFGGDDGFAPDGVDAENGAFVSPMLFACDDPDGAEKIHSVEAFGPVSTVMAYRDLDHATALANRGAGSLVASVFTHDRDVARKVVLASGAFHGRLYFANRDTGREATGHGSPLPHLVHGGPGRAGGGEEMGGIRGVMHYMQRTAVQASPDLLAGITRTHVKGATTTSGEKHPFRLRFSELEIGQTLETASRTVTLADIEHFAEFTGDNFYAHMDEEAARANPFFPGRVAHGYLILSFAAGLFVDPAPGPVLANYGLDNLRFMKPVSPGDTLTVQLTAKAKTRRNAEYGEVRWDVTVTNQDGEQVAGYELLTMNAM; from the coding sequence ATGACCATTCTCGCCCTCAACAGCTATGCCGCCGGCAAGTGGATCGCACCGTCCGGCAACACGACCAAGCTGAAAAGCGCCATCGATGGCCGCGTCATCGCCGAACTCGGCGCCAGGCTCGACTTCGCTGCCATGCTCGACCATGCCCGCAAGGTCGGGGGCCCTGCCCTGCGCGCCATGACGTTCCACGAGCGCGCGGCGGCGCTGAAGGCGGTGGCCCAATATCTCAACGAGCGCCGCGACGCGCTCTACGAACTTTCCTACGACACCGGCGCCACCAAGCCCGATTCCATGATCGACATCGACGGCGGCATCGGCACCCTGTTTGTCTTTTCCTCCAAGGGCCGCCGCGAACTGCCCGACGACGTCATCTATGTCGATGGCGGCATCGAACAGCTCGGCAAGTCCGGTGCCTTCCTCGGCCAGCACGTCGCCACCTCGCTGCAGGGCGTCGCCGTCCACATCAATGCCTTCAACTTCCCCGTCTGGGGCATGCTGGAAAAGCTCGCGCCGACGCTGCTGGCAGGCGTTCCGGCGATCGTGAAGCCGGCCTCGGCGACCGCATGGCTCGCCGAGGCAGCCTTCCGCATGATCGTCGAATCCGGTGTGCTGCCCGACGGCGCGGTCCAGTTCGTCGCCGGCTCCACCGGCGACCTGCTCGACCGTCTCGGTTCGCAGGACGTCGTCTCCTTCACCGGCTCCGCAGCGACCGCCAGCATGCTGCGCGCCAACCGCACGATCCTGGAGAACGCGACCCGCTTCATTGCCGAGCAGGATTCGCTCAACGCCACCATTCTGGGGCCGGATGCCGCCCCCGGCACGCCGGAATTCGACACCTTCGTCAAGGAGGTGCATCGCGAGATGACGGCCAAGGCAGGTCAGAAATGCACCGCCATCCGCCGCATACTGGTGCCGGCCGACCATCGCGACGCCGTCATCGAGGCGATCTCGGAGCGGCTGTCGAAAACGGTGATCGGCGATCCGCGAGCCGAGACCACCCGCATGGGCGCGCTGGCGAGCCTCGACCAGCGCCGCGACGTGCTCGAAAAGGCAGCCCTGATCGGCTCCGAGGCGCGCCGCGTCTTTGGCGGCGATGACGGCTTCGCCCCGGATGGGGTCGACGCCGAAAACGGCGCCTTCGTCTCGCCGATGCTGTTTGCCTGCGACGATCCCGACGGCGCGGAAAAGATCCATTCGGTCGAGGCCTTCGGCCCGGTCTCGACCGTCATGGCCTACCGCGACCTCGATCATGCCACCGCGCTTGCCAATCGCGGCGCCGGCTCGCTGGTCGCCTCTGTCTTCACCCACGACCGCGACGTCGCCCGCAAGGTCGTGCTCGCCTCCGGCGCCTTCCACGGCCGGCTCTATTTCGCCAACCGCGACACCGGCCGCGAGGCCACCGGGCACGGCTCGCCGCTGCCGCATCTGGTCCACGGCGGGCCCGGGCGCGCCGGCGGCGGCGAGGAGATGGGCGGCATCCGCGGCGTCATGCACTACATGCAGCGTACTGCCGTGCAGGCCAGCCCCGACCTTCTGGCCGGCATCACCCGCACGCACGTAAAGGGCGCGACGACCACGTCCGGCGAAAAACATCCATTCCGCTTGCGCTTTTCCGAACTCGAGATCGGCCAGACGCTCGAAACCGCGTCACGAACGGTGACGCTCGCGGACATCGAGCATTTCGCCGAGTTCACCGGCGACAATTTCTATGCGCACATGGACGAGGAAGCGGCCAGGGCGAACCCGTTCTTCCCGGGCCGCGTCGCCCACGGATACCTGATCCTGTCCTTCGCCGCCGGCCTTTTCGTCGACCCGGCACCGGGCCCGGTGCTCGCCAATTACGGGCTCGACAATCTGCGTTTCATGAAGCCGGTTTCGCCCGGCGACACGCTCACGGTGCAGCTGACGGCAAAAGCCAAGACACGCCGCAACGCCGAGTATGGCGAGGTGCGCTGGGACGTCACCGTCACCAACCAGGATGGCGAACAGGTCGCCGGTTATGAACTCCTGACGATGAACGCCATGTAG
- a CDS encoding Bcr/CflA family efflux MFS transporter, producing the protein MNQRAIVVYCGLLMSISAFTVDITLPSFPAMAADLDAPFEQVQWTITLYMVGAGLGQLLWGSLSDRFGRRLVLGAGLGLFLVGCLSAAFSPSILALLASRLLQGAGAAAAIVCSRAILRDLHAGEELARSLALATAIFAVGPIFAPLIGAGMAAVAGWRFIFLALAIFAAGLLLALLRLPETLSSRSMDAVRPKVFAARTLRLFRHPQSRHFLLLSAVIMSSMLLILAVAPRIYEHAFGLTGTGFALFFALHGMGIVIGQTINRRLIRRVGVVDAMIAGNAVLIISAGLMVTFALAGWMNAYLMTALLVLFATSYLIVYSNAAAMVLDPHGDIAGFTAAFYGFTSQIGASVAVSLLVIGIAASTVAFAAVLIAICGTCLAGLLLWRGRSVG; encoded by the coding sequence GTGAACCAGCGCGCCATCGTCGTCTATTGCGGGCTCCTGATGTCGATCTCGGCCTTCACGGTCGACATCACGCTGCCGTCCTTTCCGGCCATGGCCGCGGACCTGGATGCACCGTTCGAGCAGGTGCAGTGGACGATCACCCTCTACATGGTCGGCGCCGGCCTCGGACAATTGCTCTGGGGTTCGCTTTCCGATCGGTTCGGACGGCGCCTGGTCCTGGGGGCCGGCCTCGGCCTGTTTCTGGTCGGCTGCCTGAGCGCGGCATTTTCGCCGTCAATTCTCGCGCTTCTGGCGAGTCGTCTCCTTCAGGGCGCAGGCGCGGCCGCCGCGATCGTCTGCTCGCGCGCCATACTGCGCGACCTCCATGCGGGCGAGGAACTCGCCCGCAGCCTCGCGCTGGCGACGGCTATCTTCGCGGTCGGGCCGATCTTCGCGCCGCTGATCGGTGCCGGCATGGCGGCGGTCGCCGGCTGGCGGTTCATCTTCCTGGCACTGGCGATATTCGCCGCCGGTCTGCTGCTCGCACTTCTGCGGTTGCCGGAAACCCTTTCCAGCCGTTCGATGGACGCGGTCAGGCCGAAGGTCTTCGCCGCGCGCACGCTACGTCTTTTCCGGCATCCCCAGTCACGGCATTTCCTGCTCCTTTCGGCTGTGATCATGTCGTCGATGCTCCTGATCCTCGCGGTGGCCCCGCGCATCTACGAGCACGCATTCGGACTGACCGGGACCGGCTTTGCGCTGTTCTTCGCCCTGCATGGCATGGGCATCGTGATTGGCCAGACCATCAACCGGCGCCTGATCCGGCGTGTCGGCGTCGTCGATGCCATGATCGCCGGCAACGCGGTGCTGATCATCTCGGCCGGTCTGATGGTCACGTTCGCGCTGGCAGGATGGATGAACGCCTACCTGATGACGGCCCTGCTGGTGCTGTTCGCGACCAGCTATCTTATCGTCTATTCCAACGCCGCCGCCATGGTGCTCGACCCGCATGGCGACATCGCCGGCTTCACGGCGGCGTTCTACGGCTTCACGAGCCAGATCGGCGCGTCGGTCGCGGTGTCACTGCTTGTCATCGGCATCGCCGCTTCGACCGTCGCTTTCGCGGCGGTGCTGATCGCGATCTGCGGAACCTGCCTCGCCGGCTTGCTCTTGTGGCGCGGCAGGTCGGTAGGGTAG
- a CDS encoding 3-carboxy-cis,cis-muconate cycloisomerase has product MSVSPFEHPFLSGLVGDPEIAAEFAVDAEIVAMLGFEAALAEAEAAEGVIPAGAGQEIASRIKAFEPDLEGLREGVARDGVVVPTLVSQLRSEVGEALAGHVHFGATSQDVIDTSLSMRLSRVLDVLGARIDALAGLLATLSERYGDIEVMAHTRMQAAIPVTAARKIRSWRDPLLRHKSRLAGVRESVAVLHFGGAAGTLDRLGGKGQAVGRRMAIALGLTAVADARHSERDGMADLASWLSLVTGSLGKMGQDIALAAQSEVGEVKLASGGGSSAMPHKVNPVGAETLVTLARFNATLVAGMHQAMVHENERSGAAWTLEWMLLPQMAVACGAALGTASRLVDAISFPGKDDA; this is encoded by the coding sequence GTGAGCGTTTCCCCTTTCGAGCATCCATTCCTTTCAGGCCTGGTCGGCGACCCGGAGATCGCCGCCGAGTTCGCCGTCGACGCCGAAATCGTCGCCATGCTTGGCTTCGAGGCTGCGCTGGCGGAAGCGGAGGCTGCGGAGGGCGTGATTCCCGCCGGTGCGGGGCAAGAGATCGCGAGTCGGATCAAGGCGTTCGAGCCCGATCTTGAGGGTTTGCGCGAGGGCGTTGCACGCGACGGCGTTGTCGTGCCGACCCTGGTCAGTCAGTTGCGAAGTGAGGTCGGCGAGGCGCTTGCCGGACATGTCCATTTTGGCGCGACCAGCCAGGACGTCATCGACACAAGCCTGTCGATGCGGCTATCCCGCGTCCTCGACGTCCTGGGCGCGCGGATCGACGCACTTGCCGGGCTACTCGCCACGCTTTCCGAGCGCTACGGCGACATCGAAGTCATGGCCCATACACGCATGCAGGCGGCGATCCCCGTCACCGCGGCGCGCAAGATCAGGAGCTGGCGTGATCCGCTACTGCGCCACAAGTCGCGGCTTGCCGGCGTGCGTGAGAGCGTTGCCGTCCTGCATTTCGGCGGGGCCGCCGGCACGCTTGACAGGCTGGGCGGGAAGGGACAGGCGGTCGGCCGCAGGATGGCGATCGCGCTCGGCCTGACGGCGGTGGCCGATGCCCGCCACTCGGAGCGGGACGGCATGGCGGACCTCGCCTCGTGGCTGTCGCTGGTGACAGGCAGCCTCGGCAAGATGGGCCAGGACATCGCGCTGGCCGCGCAAAGCGAGGTCGGCGAGGTCAAGCTCGCCTCGGGTGGCGGTTCCTCGGCGATGCCGCACAAGGTCAATCCGGTGGGGGCGGAAACCCTCGTGACGCTGGCGCGCTTCAACGCGACGCTGGTTGCCGGCATGCATCAGGCGATGGTTCACGAGAACGAGCGCTCCGGTGCGGCCTGGACGCTGGAATGGATGTTGCTGCCGCAAATGGCGGTCGCCTGCGGGGCGGCCCTCGGTACGGCGAGCCGGCTTGTCGACGCAATTTCCTTTCCGGGGAAAGACGACGCGTGA
- the pcaG gene encoding protocatechuate 3,4-dioxygenase subunit alpha, which produces MAQDLNRLKESPSQTAGPYVHIGLTPNFCDIGGVYDADLGLSMVNDKTKGERITVKSRVLDGTGTPLRDALVEIWQADADGLYNSPSETRGSADPNFTGWGRCPAHMETGEFVFETIKPGRVPFRDGRPMAPHITFWIVARGINLGLHTRMYFGDEEKANAEDPILQRVEHQVRVPTLIAPREGNVYSFDIHLQGEKETIFFDI; this is translated from the coding sequence ATGGCCCAGGACCTCAACCGCCTGAAGGAATCGCCGTCGCAGACCGCCGGCCCCTACGTGCACATCGGGCTGACGCCGAATTTCTGCGACATCGGCGGGGTCTACGATGCCGATCTCGGCCTCTCGATGGTCAACGACAAGACCAAGGGGGAGCGCATCACCGTCAAGTCGAGGGTTCTAGACGGCACCGGCACGCCGCTGCGCGACGCGCTGGTGGAAATCTGGCAGGCCGACGCGGACGGGCTCTACAACTCGCCCTCGGAAACCCGTGGATCGGCCGATCCCAACTTCACCGGCTGGGGCCGCTGCCCGGCGCATATGGAAACGGGCGAGTTCGTGTTCGAGACGATCAAGCCCGGCCGGGTGCCGTTCCGCGACGGTCGGCCGATGGCGCCGCACATCACCTTCTGGATCGTGGCGCGCGGCATCAATCTCGGCCTGCACACGCGCATGTATTTCGGCGACGAGGAAAAGGCCAATGCCGAAGACCCGATCCTGCAGCGCGTCGAGCACCAGGTGCGCGTGCCGACGTTGATTGCGCCGCGCGAGGGCAATGTCTACAGCTTCGACATCCATCTCCAGGGCGAGAAGGAAACCATCTTCTTCGACATCTGA
- the pcaH gene encoding protocatechuate 3,4-dioxygenase subunit beta, with product MSNKMPETGSFFQRDRDWHPPAFTPRYKTSVLRSPQKALLSLDNTISEITGPVFGHNMLGELDDDMIHNFAKPGESAIGERILVYGRVLDERGKGVPGALLEFWQANAGGRYRHKKDQYFAPLDPNFGGCGRTITDEEGGYIFRTIKPGPYPWPNGINDWRPAHIHFSIFGNGFAQRLITQMYFEGDPLIWKCPIVSTIPSREAIETLIAPLDMEATIPMDAMAYKFDIVLRGRRSTMFENRKEGN from the coding sequence ATGTCGAACAAGATGCCCGAGACGGGCTCGTTCTTTCAGCGTGACCGCGACTGGCATCCGCCGGCCTTCACGCCGCGTTACAAGACCTCGGTCCTGCGCTCGCCGCAAAAGGCGCTCCTGTCGCTCGACAACACGATCAGCGAGATCACCGGGCCTGTCTTCGGCCACAACATGCTGGGCGAACTCGACGACGACATGATCCACAATTTCGCCAAGCCCGGCGAAAGTGCGATCGGCGAGCGCATCCTCGTCTACGGCCGGGTTCTCGACGAGCGGGGCAAGGGCGTACCCGGCGCGCTGCTCGAATTCTGGCAGGCCAATGCCGGCGGACGCTACCGGCACAAGAAGGACCAGTATTTCGCGCCGCTCGATCCCAATTTCGGCGGCTGCGGGCGCACCATCACCGACGAGGAGGGCGGCTACATCTTCCGCACCATCAAGCCGGGACCCTATCCCTGGCCGAACGGCATCAACGACTGGCGGCCCGCGCACATTCACTTCTCGATCTTCGGCAACGGCTTCGCGCAGCGGCTGATCACACAGATGTATTTCGAGGGCGATCCGCTGATCTGGAAATGCCCGATCGTGTCCACCATCCCGAGCCGCGAGGCGATCGAGACGCTGATTGCGCCGCTCGACATGGAGGCGACGATTCCGATGGACGCGATGGCCTACAAGTTCGACATCGTGCTGCGCGGGCGCCGCTCGACGATGTTCGAGAACCGCAAGGAGGGCAATTGA
- the pcaC gene encoding 4-carboxymuconolactone decarboxylase — protein MTVSSEKSARHGQGMATRRAVLGDGHVDRAEASKTAFDEPFQDLITEAAWGHVWSRSNWTRRERSMVTIALLAALGHYEEVAMHVRATANTGATPDDIREALLHVAIYAGVPAANHAIKVVKQTLAEMERSAEGGN, from the coding sequence ATGACCGTTTCTTCGGAAAAGTCGGCGCGGCATGGGCAGGGGATGGCGACGCGTCGCGCCGTTCTGGGCGACGGCCATGTCGATCGTGCCGAGGCCAGCAAGACGGCCTTCGACGAGCCTTTTCAGGATCTGATCACCGAGGCGGCATGGGGCCATGTCTGGTCACGCTCGAACTGGACCAGACGCGAACGCTCGATGGTGACCATCGCGCTTCTGGCAGCGCTCGGTCACTATGAGGAAGTCGCCATGCATGTACGAGCGACAGCGAATACGGGCGCCACGCCCGACGATATTCGCGAGGCGCTGCTGCATGTGGCAATCTACGCCGGCGTGCCGGCGGCCAATCATGCCATCAAGGTGGTCAAGCAGACGCTGGCGGAGATGGAACGGTCCGCCGAGGGAGGGAACTGA
- the pcaQ gene encoding pca operon transcription factor PcaQ: MRIKTRHLTVFLEIARRMSVGKAAAALNLSQPAATRTMRELEDELGMPLLARDGRGIRLTSAGEAFRRHAAASLAALRQGVDTLRGLEASSVPPLRIGALPTVSARIMPRVISAFLTEAQARVKIVTGENTVLLDQLAQGELDVVVGRLAAPERMVGLTFEHLYSEQVRFVVRRGHPLVEGKPFSPADIANHPVIMPTTGSVIRPFVDRLLIALAMPEPRQRIESVSDSFGRAFLRETNAVWIISEGVVAGELAAGSFVALPVDTSETRGAVGITLRADQGQPPLLEPFMRTLRQVSTDLRRPQ; encoded by the coding sequence ATGCGGATCAAGACACGGCATCTGACCGTCTTTCTCGAGATCGCCCGGCGCATGAGCGTCGGCAAGGCGGCCGCCGCCCTCAATCTTTCGCAGCCGGCGGCCACCCGCACCATGCGCGAGCTCGAGGACGAACTCGGCATGCCGTTGCTTGCGCGTGACGGCCGGGGCATCCGCCTCACCTCGGCTGGCGAGGCATTCCGTCGCCACGCCGCTGCCAGCCTCGCAGCGCTGCGCCAGGGCGTCGACACGCTGCGCGGGCTCGAGGCTAGCAGCGTACCACCGCTCCGGATCGGCGCCCTGCCCACCGTCTCGGCGCGAATCATGCCGCGTGTGATCTCTGCCTTTCTGACCGAAGCCCAGGCGCGGGTAAAAATCGTGACCGGCGAAAACACCGTCCTCCTCGATCAACTGGCGCAGGGCGAACTCGACGTCGTGGTCGGTCGCCTCGCGGCGCCCGAGCGCATGGTCGGCCTGACCTTCGAGCATCTCTATTCGGAACAGGTGCGTTTCGTGGTGCGGCGCGGCCATCCGCTCGTCGAAGGCAAGCCCTTCAGTCCCGCTGACATCGCCAACCACCCGGTCATCATGCCGACGACCGGCTCCGTCATCCGCCCCTTCGTCGATCGCCTCCTGATCGCGCTCGCCATGCCCGAGCCGCGCCAGCGCATCGAAAGCGTCTCCGATTCCTTCGGCCGCGCCTTCCTGCGCGAGACAAACGCCGTCTGGATCATCTCGGAGGGCGTTGTCGCCGGCGAACTCGCCGCCGGCAGTTTCGTGGCGCTGCCCGTCGACACCTCGGAGACGCGCGGCGCCGTCGGCATCACACTACGTGCCGATCAGGGCCAGCCGCCACTGCTCGAGCCGTTCATGCGGACGCTGCGTCAGGTGAGCACCGACCTTCGCAGGCCTCAATAG
- the pobA gene encoding 4-hydroxybenzoate 3-monooxygenase: MRTQVVIIGSGPSGLLLGQLLTNAGIDNLILERSSKEHVLGRIRAGVLEEGMCAMLEEAGAGARMRREGLPHEGIDLTFDGRQHRIDLFNLTGGKKVMVYGQTEVTHDLMDKREATGGKTVYEAANVSPRDFDGGKPYVTYEKDGVTHRVDCDFVAGCDGYHGVARRSAPEALLKTYERVYPFGWLGIIAEVPPVNHELIYANHPRGFALCSMRSLVRSRYYVQVPLEERVEDWSDERFWDEIRRRLPAETAEKMTTGPSVEKSIAPLRSFVAEPLRFGRLFLVGDAGHIVPPTGAKGLNLAASDVRYLFDALLEHYRENSQAGLDGYSEKALRRIWKAERFSWWMTSLMHRFHDSGDFGQKIQEAELDYLVHSRAASTSLAENYVGLPY; the protein is encoded by the coding sequence ATGCGCACACAGGTCGTCATCATCGGGTCAGGTCCGTCGGGCCTGCTGCTCGGGCAGTTGCTCACGAATGCCGGCATCGACAACCTCATCCTCGAGCGTTCGAGCAAGGAGCATGTTCTGGGGCGAATACGCGCTGGCGTGCTGGAAGAAGGCATGTGCGCCATGCTCGAGGAGGCCGGCGCCGGCGCACGCATGCGCCGCGAGGGCCTGCCGCATGAAGGCATCGACCTGACCTTCGACGGGCGCCAGCACCGGATCGACCTCTTCAATCTGACCGGCGGCAAGAAGGTGATGGTCTACGGCCAGACCGAGGTCACCCACGACCTGATGGACAAGCGCGAAGCGACCGGCGGGAAAACCGTCTATGAGGCGGCGAATGTCAGCCCGCGCGATTTCGACGGCGGCAAGCCTTACGTGACTTATGAAAAGGACGGGGTGACCCACCGCGTCGACTGCGACTTCGTTGCCGGCTGCGACGGTTATCACGGCGTGGCGCGGCGTTCGGCGCCGGAGGCATTGCTGAAAACCTATGAGCGTGTCTACCCGTTCGGCTGGCTCGGCATCATCGCCGAGGTGCCGCCGGTCAATCATGAGCTGATCTACGCCAACCACCCGCGCGGCTTCGCGCTCTGCTCGATGCGTTCGCTTGTGCGCAGCCGCTATTACGTTCAGGTGCCACTGGAAGAGAGGGTCGAGGACTGGTCGGACGAGCGGTTCTGGGACGAAATCCGCCGCCGCCTGCCCGCCGAGACGGCGGAGAAGATGACGACCGGCCCCTCGGTGGAGAAGTCGATCGCGCCCTTGCGGTCGTTCGTGGCCGAGCCGCTGCGTTTCGGGCGCCTGTTCCTGGTCGGGGATGCCGGCCACATCGTGCCACCGACAGGTGCGAAAGGGCTGAACCTGGCCGCGAGCGACGTACGTTATCTCTTCGATGCGCTGCTGGAACATTACCGGGAGAACTCGCAGGCCGGCCTCGACGGATATTCTGAGAAGGCGCTCAGGCGCATCTGGAAGGCGGAACGGTTTTCCTGGTGGATGACGTCGCTGATGCATCGCTTCCACGATTCAGGCGACTTCGGCCAGAAGATCCAGGAAGCCGAACTCGACTATCTGGTCCATTCGCGCGCCGCCTCGACGTCGCTTGCCGAAAACTATGTCGGGCTGCCCTATTGA
- a CDS encoding helix-turn-helix domain-containing protein has translation MTRHVPTYQLYGERRADQADFWLHCESIPERSRLHHWEIRPHRHAAFFQMLYISNGSGEALIAGRYRPFLAGAAIFVPPGAIHGFRFSRDIAGLVVTVLRDRLDNLAASDRRLAAFVAEPRLIEDAGDATLAIDAMSRLATELTGHATGRMALLEALVTGAVIGFARCADEAAGGDEAMDLDGRRLEALSALIGAHFREHRPVAFYADKLGLSAAHLNRIARRATGRSLQELINLRLVEAARRDLVFTFLPAQSIALALGFSDPAYFSRFFRKQTGITPAAFRRRERGRLGV, from the coding sequence ATGACCCGGCACGTCCCCACCTACCAGCTCTATGGCGAGCGGCGCGCCGATCAGGCGGATTTCTGGCTGCATTGCGAGTCGATCCCCGAACGCAGCCGCTTGCACCATTGGGAGATCCGGCCGCATCGCCACGCCGCCTTCTTCCAGATGTTGTACATTTCGAATGGCAGCGGCGAAGCGTTGATCGCCGGGCGCTACCGCCCCTTCCTGGCCGGCGCGGCGATTTTCGTGCCGCCCGGCGCCATCCACGGCTTCCGCTTCTCGCGCGACATCGCCGGCCTCGTCGTGACCGTGCTGCGCGACCGCCTCGACAACCTGGCCGCGTCCGACCGCCGCCTCGCCGCCTTCGTCGCCGAGCCGCGCCTGATCGAGGATGCCGGCGATGCGACGCTGGCGATCGACGCCATGTCGCGGCTTGCAACCGAACTCACCGGCCATGCGACGGGCCGAATGGCCCTGCTCGAGGCATTGGTGACCGGCGCCGTCATCGGCTTCGCCCGATGCGCCGACGAGGCGGCCGGAGGCGACGAGGCCATGGATCTCGACGGGCGCCGTCTCGAAGCGCTTTCCGCCCTGATCGGCGCGCATTTCCGCGAGCACCGCCCCGTCGCCTTCTACGCCGACAAGCTCGGCCTTTCCGCCGCGCATCTGAACAGGATCGCGCGCCGAGCCACCGGCCGCAGCCTGCAGGAACTGATCAATCTGCGCTTGGTAGAGGCAGCGCGGCGCGACCTGGTCTTCACCTTCCTGCCGGCACAGTCGATCGCGTTGGCGCTGGGCTTTTCCGATCCGGCCTATTTCAGCCGCTTCTTCCGCAAGCAGACCGGCATAACGCCCGCCGCCTTCCGCCGGCGAGAGCGCGGCAGGCTCGGCGTTTAA